Proteins encoded together in one Pseudomonas arsenicoxydans window:
- the alr gene encoding alanine racemase, with protein MRPARALIDLQALRHNYQIAREITGAKALAVIKADAYGHGAVRCAQALEAEADGFAVACIEEALELRAAGIRAPVLLLEGFFEADELSLIVEHDFWCVVHSLWQLEAIEKATLSQPITVWLKLDSGMHRVGLHPKDYQAAYQRLLASGKVAKIVLMSHFARADELHDQASAEQVAVFEAARKGLSAEISLRNSPAVLGWPQIPSDWVRPGIMLYGATPFEEANAVASRLQPVMTLESKVICVRELPAGEPIGYGAKFITPKPMRVGVVAMGYADGYPRQVPTGTPVLVAGQRSQLIGRVSMDMLCIDLTDVPQAGLGSTVELWGKNILASDVAAAAGTIPYQIFCNLRRVPMLYSEG; from the coding sequence ATGCGTCCAGCCCGTGCCCTGATCGACCTTCAAGCCCTGCGTCACAACTACCAGATCGCCCGTGAAATCACCGGGGCCAAAGCCCTCGCGGTGATCAAGGCCGATGCCTACGGCCATGGCGCGGTGCGTTGTGCCCAGGCGCTGGAAGCCGAGGCGGACGGATTCGCCGTGGCGTGTATCGAAGAGGCGTTAGAGCTGCGTGCCGCCGGTATTCGTGCGCCGGTACTGTTGCTCGAAGGTTTTTTCGAAGCCGATGAACTGTCGCTGATCGTCGAGCATGATTTCTGGTGCGTGGTGCATTCGTTGTGGCAGCTCGAAGCCATCGAGAAAGCCACGCTGAGCCAGCCGATCACGGTCTGGCTCAAGCTCGATTCGGGCATGCACCGCGTGGGGCTGCACCCAAAGGATTATCAGGCGGCCTATCAACGGCTGCTGGCCAGCGGCAAGGTGGCGAAGATTGTGCTGATGAGCCACTTCGCCCGGGCCGACGAGCTGCACGATCAGGCCAGTGCCGAGCAAGTCGCGGTGTTTGAAGCAGCGCGTAAAGGCTTGTCGGCCGAGATCAGTCTGCGCAACTCGCCAGCGGTGCTGGGTTGGCCACAGATTCCGAGCGATTGGGTTCGTCCCGGCATCATGCTCTACGGCGCGACGCCGTTCGAGGAAGCCAACGCCGTGGCATCGCGCCTGCAACCGGTGATGACGCTGGAATCGAAGGTGATCTGCGTGCGCGAACTGCCGGCCGGTGAACCGATTGGTTACGGTGCCAAATTCATTACGCCAAAGCCGATGCGTGTCGGCGTGGTGGCCATGGGTTATGCCGATGGTTATCCGCGCCAGGTGCCGACCGGCACGCCGGTGTTGGTTGCCGGGCAACGCAGTCAGTTGATCGGCCGGGTGTCGATGGACATGCTCTGTATCGACCTGACCGATGTGCCGCAGGCCGGTCTGGGCTCGACTGTCGAGTTGTGGGGCAAAAACATCCTCGCCAGTGATGTCGCGGCAGCTGCCGGGACGATTCCTTACCAGATCTTCTGCAACCTGCGCCGGGTGCCAATGCTCTATTCCGAGGGTTAA
- a CDS encoding cupin domain-containing protein translates to MDVGERLQSIRKLKGLSQRELAKRAGVTNSTISMIEKNSVSPSISSLRKVLGGIPMSMVEFFSEEILQEKPTQIVYKANELIDISDGAVTMKLVGRAHPSRAIAFLNEIYPPGADTGDEMLTHEGEETGILLEGRLELVVGLETFVLEAGDSYYFESTKPHRFRNPFDAPARLISAATPANF, encoded by the coding sequence TTGGACGTCGGTGAACGACTGCAATCCATCCGTAAGCTCAAAGGACTTTCCCAGCGTGAGCTCGCCAAGCGCGCGGGTGTGACCAACAGCACGATTTCGATGATCGAGAAGAACAGCGTCAGTCCCTCGATCAGTTCGCTGAGGAAAGTCCTGGGCGGGATTCCCATGTCCATGGTCGAGTTCTTTTCCGAAGAAATCCTGCAGGAAAAACCGACGCAGATCGTCTACAAAGCCAACGAGCTGATCGATATTTCCGATGGCGCAGTGACCATGAAACTGGTCGGCCGGGCTCATCCGAGCCGGGCTATTGCATTCCTCAATGAAATCTACCCGCCTGGCGCCGACACCGGTGACGAGATGCTCACCCATGAGGGCGAGGAAACCGGGATTTTGCTCGAAGGGCGACTGGAATTGGTGGTCGGACTCGAAACTTTTGTGCTCGAAGCCGGCGACAGCTACTACTTTGAAAGTACCAAGCCACACCGTTTCCGTAATCCGTTCGATGCGCCGGCGCGACTAATCAGCGCAGCCACGCCAGCCAATTTCTAA
- a CDS encoding c-type cytochrome — MKMLAAPATVLALWAVSAQAATTDDIAKRLEPVGQVCVTGQECKGMEVAASAGGGGAKTPDEVIAKHCNACHGTGLLGSPKIGDAADWGKRAKEQGGLDGLLAKAITGINSMPPKGTCADCSDPELKGAIEKMSGLK; from the coding sequence ATGAAAATGCTGGCTGCACCAGCAACCGTATTGGCCCTATGGGCTGTCAGCGCTCAAGCTGCGACGACCGACGATATTGCCAAGCGCCTTGAGCCCGTCGGCCAGGTCTGTGTGACAGGTCAAGAGTGCAAGGGGATGGAAGTGGCTGCCTCTGCTGGCGGCGGCGGTGCCAAAACCCCTGACGAAGTGATTGCAAAACATTGCAACGCTTGCCACGGCACCGGCCTGTTGGGCTCGCCGAAAATCGGCGACGCGGCGGACTGGGGCAAACGTGCCAAAGAGCAAGGCGGCCTTGACGGTCTGTTGGCCAAAGCCATCACCGGTATCAATTCCATGCCGCCAAAAGGCACCTGTGCCGATTGCTCCGATCCCGAGCTGAAAGGCGCGATCGAGAAGATGTCCGGCCTGAAATAA
- a CDS encoding acetyl-CoA hydrolase/transferase C-terminal domain-containing protein, with product MVQLCSIEQAVDDVLARLPAHIHMGLPLGLGKPNHFVNALFQRVAQLPERQLTIYTALCLGRPALGDGLQKRFLEPFIERVFGDYPELDFLAGLQHDSLPSNIHVHQFFMQPGSLLHSASAQQDYVSSNYSHAARDINAAGLNLVAQLVASHGEHPDRLSLSCNPDITLDLFPMIAKRRAAGETILLVGQVHNDLPYMPGDAEVGIDAFDLLIDEKDNSTLFSTPNMPVGFQDHFIGLHASTLVRDGGTLQIGIGSMGDALTAALLARQADNDGYKALLADINLSQWAQLIDREGGVEPFAKGLYGCSEMFVNGLLVLADAGIVRRKVYPDVPTQQQANAGTLDEAAQNDGISVHGGFFLGPRSYYERLRELPQNKRLEFNMTRISYINELYGQEELKRLQRLDARFINTVFTMTLLGAGVADQLEDGRVLSGVGGQYNFVAQGHALEGARSVLILRSWREAGGEVSSNIVWEYGHCTIPRHLRDIVVTEYGIADLRGKTDAAVIEALLNISDSRFQPGLIEQAQSVGKLPKNFRIDPRFADNSPQRLQEIRAQHPNLFPEYPLGCDFTEVERDLLRALNWLKSKFKLTEILELGKAALDAPEPAAFPEHLERMQLTNPEGLKEDLFQRLLLTGLKATTQT from the coding sequence ATGGTGCAGCTGTGTTCTATCGAGCAAGCGGTCGATGATGTGTTGGCGCGGTTGCCAGCGCATATCCACATGGGTCTGCCACTCGGTCTGGGTAAACCCAACCATTTCGTCAATGCGCTGTTCCAGCGCGTCGCGCAATTGCCCGAGCGGCAGCTGACGATCTACACCGCCCTGTGCCTGGGTCGTCCTGCCTTGGGCGACGGTTTGCAAAAGCGCTTTCTCGAACCGTTCATCGAGCGGGTGTTTGGCGACTATCCGGAACTGGATTTCCTCGCGGGACTGCAACACGACAGCCTGCCGAGCAACATTCATGTGCATCAATTCTTCATGCAACCGGGCAGTCTTCTCCATAGCGCGTCGGCCCAGCAGGATTACGTCAGCAGCAACTACAGCCATGCCGCGCGGGACATCAATGCCGCCGGTTTGAATCTGGTGGCGCAATTGGTGGCCAGCCATGGCGAGCATCCCGATCGCCTGAGTCTGAGCTGCAACCCGGACATCACCCTCGACCTGTTTCCGATGATCGCCAAACGGCGGGCGGCGGGGGAGACGATTCTGCTGGTCGGCCAGGTGCACAACGACCTGCCCTACATGCCGGGGGATGCGGAAGTCGGCATCGACGCGTTCGACCTGCTGATCGACGAGAAGGACAACAGCACGTTGTTCTCGACGCCGAACATGCCGGTCGGGTTCCAGGATCACTTCATCGGCCTGCACGCCAGCACACTGGTGCGCGATGGCGGCACGTTGCAGATCGGCATTGGCTCCATGGGCGATGCCCTGACCGCCGCCTTATTGGCGCGGCAGGCTGACAATGACGGCTACAAGGCCTTGCTGGCAGATATCAATCTGAGCCAGTGGGCGCAATTGATTGACCGCGAAGGCGGTGTCGAGCCCTTCGCCAAAGGCCTCTACGGTTGCAGTGAAATGTTCGTCAACGGTTTGCTGGTGCTGGCCGACGCCGGGATCGTGCGGCGCAAGGTCTACCCGGATGTGCCCACCCAGCAACAGGCGAATGCCGGCACCCTGGACGAGGCCGCGCAAAACGACGGCATTTCGGTGCACGGCGGGTTCTTCCTCGGGCCGCGCAGTTACTACGAGCGCTTGCGCGAACTGCCGCAAAACAAGCGGCTCGAATTCAACATGACCCGCATCAGCTACATCAACGAGCTCTACGGTCAGGAAGAACTCAAACGCTTGCAGCGCCTCGATGCGCGCTTCATCAACACCGTGTTCACCATGACCCTGCTCGGCGCAGGCGTGGCCGATCAACTGGAAGACGGTCGGGTGCTCAGCGGCGTTGGCGGGCAATACAACTTCGTCGCCCAGGGCCATGCGCTGGAAGGCGCGCGTTCGGTGTTGATCCTGCGCAGCTGGCGCGAGGCAGGGGGTGAAGTCAGTTCGAACATCGTCTGGGAATACGGCCACTGCACGATCCCGCGGCATTTGCGCGACATCGTGGTGACCGAGTACGGCATCGCCGATTTACGTGGCAAGACCGACGCGGCGGTGATCGAGGCGTTGCTCAACATCAGCGACTCTCGCTTCCAGCCGGGGTTGATCGAGCAGGCGCAAAGCGTTGGCAAGTTGCCGAAGAATTTCCGTATCGATCCGCGTTTTGCCGACAACAGTCCGCAGCGTTTGCAGGAGATCCGGGCACAGCACCCGAACCTGTTTCCGGAATATCCGCTGGGGTGTGATTTCACTGAAGTGGAGCGGGATCTGTTGCGGGCGCTGAACTGGCTGAAGAGCAAATTCAAGCTGACGGAGATTCTCGAACTGGGCAAGGCCGCGCTGGATGCGCCGGAGCCTGCGGCGTTCCCCGAGCATCTGGAGCGGATGCAGCTGACCAATCCTGAAGGGCTGAAAGAGGACCTGTTTCAGCGACTGCTGCTCACCGGCCTGAAAGCCACCACGCAAACCTGA
- a CDS encoding xanthine phosphoribosyltransferase, with amino-acid sequence MEALHKKIREEGIVLSDQVLKVDAFLNHQIDPALMKLIGDEFATLFKDSGITKIVTIEASGIAPAIMTGLNLGVPVIFARKQQSLTLTENLLSATVYSFTKKTESTVAISPRHLTSSDRVLIIDDFLANGKASQALISIIKQAGATVAGLGIVIEKSFQGGRAELDAQGYRVESLARVQSLAGGVVTFIE; translated from the coding sequence ATGGAAGCACTGCACAAGAAAATTCGCGAAGAAGGCATCGTGCTTTCCGACCAGGTCCTGAAAGTCGACGCCTTTCTGAACCACCAGATCGACCCGGCCCTGATGAAGCTGATCGGCGACGAATTCGCCACGCTGTTCAAGGACTCGGGCATCACCAAGATCGTCACCATCGAAGCCTCGGGCATCGCTCCGGCGATCATGACCGGTCTGAACCTCGGCGTGCCGGTGATCTTCGCCCGCAAGCAGCAGTCCCTGACCCTGACTGAAAACCTGCTGTCGGCGACCGTCTACTCGTTCACCAAGAAGACCGAAAGCACCGTGGCGATCTCCCCGCGCCACCTGACCAGCAGCGACCGCGTGCTGATCATCGATGACTTCCTGGCCAACGGTAAGGCATCGCAAGCGCTGATCTCGATCATCAAACAGGCTGGCGCTACGGTTGCCGGTTTGGGGATCGTGATCGAGAAGTCGTTCCAGGGCGGCCGTGCGGAACTGGATGCGCAGGGTTATCGGGTTGAATCCCTGGCGCGCGTTCAGTCGCTGGCCGGCGGTGTCGTCACTTTCATCGAATAA